Sequence from the Desulfuromonadales bacterium genome:
TCGGCGTTGGCGCCGTCGAGAATAAAGGCGAAACCGAGTTCCCGGGCCTGTTGCCGACAGATGCTGAAAAGCTCGTGCTTGCAGTAATAGCAGCGCCGGGGATCGTTGCCGGCAAAGCCGGGAATCTCCAGCTCATTGCTCTCGACCACGATCTGGCGGACGCCGAACGAGGCGGCCAGTTCCCGGCTCTCCTCGAATTCGTACTGGGGGTAGGTCGGCGAGGTGGCGGTCAGGGCGACCGCGTTTTCGGCGCCGAGCACATCGCGGGCGACCCGCAGCAGGAAGGTGGAATCGACGCCCCCGGAAAAGGCGATTACCACCTTCTTCATCTCCCGCAGCAGGTTTTGAAGTTTCTGGAATTTCTGGTCAATAGACATGACGGATCAGTAGTTCCTCAGGACGAAGCCGTCCAGGTTTCGATAGATGAACCTGACTGGCACTCGAGAAGTTGTGAGGCTGAATGCTCAGTCGAAGATGCCGGTCGAGAGGTAGCGCTCGCCGGTGTCGCAGAGCATGGTCACGACATTATTCCCCGGGCCGAGACGGCGGGCGATCTGCAGGGCGGCAAAGACGTTGGCGCCGGAGGAGATGCCGACGAAGACCCCTTCCTCGCGGGCCAGCCGGTAGGCTGTCTGTATGGCGTCGTCGTTGCCGACCGTGAGGACTTCCTGGTAAACCTTGGTGTCGAGAATATCGGGGATGAAGCCGGCACCGATCCCCTGGATCTTGTGGGGGCCGGGTCCGCCGCCGGAGAGGACCGGTGAATCGGCAGGTTCGACGGCGATGATCAGGGCCTGCGGATTATGGCGGCGCAGGGCGTGGCCGACGCCGGTGATCGTCCCTCCCGTGCCGACGCCGGCAACGAAGGCGTCGACCTTGCCGTCAAGGGCCTGGATAATCTCCGGGCCGGTGGTCTGTTCGTGGATGCGGGGGTTGGCCGGGTTCTTGAACTGCTGCGGCATGAAACATTTTTTGCTGCGGGCGATCTCCTCGGCCTTGTCGATAGCGCCGCGCATGCCATGAGCTCCGGGTGTCAGGATCAGTTCCGCACCGTAGGCGCCGAGCAGGCGGCGGCGTTCGTGGCTCATCGTGTCGGGCATGGTCAGGATCAGCTTGTAGCCGCGCACGGCACTGACCAGGGAGAGGCCGATGCCGGTGTTGCCGCTGGTCGGTTCGACGATGGTGTCGCCCGGCCGGATGCAGCCATCCTTTTCGGCCTGGTCGATCATCGCCAGGGCGATGCGGTCCTTGACGCTGCCGCCCGGATTGGTCCCTTCCATTTTTCCCCAGACCGCTGCCCATTCCGGGCTCGCCAGCTTGTTGAGGCGCACCAGGGGAGTATTGCCGATCTGCCCGAGGGGGTTGCTGCTGATGATGGTTGGCATGGGGGCTCCTAGATGAAATACATGAAGCGGTGGTCGAGTTCCTTCTCCAGGCCGAGGCGTTTGCCTTCCTCGCAGAGGTCCTTGAGGGTGACGGACTGGAAATACTCGTTGAGACGCCGGGTCGCCTCCGTCCAGACGATCTGCGTAACACAAAGGTTATCGAATTCACAAGTCTTCTTACGGCTTTTGCTTTCCTTGGTGCATTCGACCAGGGCCATCTCCCCCTCGGCCGCCTCGATGATGTCGCGCACCGTAATCTCATGGGGCTGCCTGGCCAGATAATAACCCCCCTGCGGGCCGCGCCGGCTCTTGAGCAGGCCGGCTTTCTTCAGGTCCTGGAAAATCTGCTCGAGGTAGCGGGGCGAGATGGCCTGTCGGCGCGAAATGTCCTTGATCTGCGCAGGAAGGGTTCCCGCATGATAGGCCATATCAAAAAGCGCACGAAGCCCGTAGCGGCTTTTAGTCGAGAGTTTCATGGTGTTTGTCCTCCATGCAATGTTTATATGAGTATTAATAAAGTTTATCATTTGTGTCAAGAATTAAATCGGCCGCCCGGCTTGAAAATTACCCGTTCGATGGTTAACTGAAACGGATGCGATAATCTGCTTCCTGGAGGATTCGATGCCGCAGTGCTCCCGGGCTTTTGGGCTTTCGTTCTTGCCGGTCCCCTCGGCGCTGGTGACTTTCCGCTCTCCAGATGGAAAGGTGCGGGTTCACTCCGTGGGCTGGTTGGGAGTGGTCTGTGACAATCCTCCTCTGCTTACGGTCTGTCTGCGGCCAGGGGTAGACGACCAAAAGGTACTCCGGGCGGGGGATCGGTTTTTTGTCAACCTGCCCAATGAGGAACTTATGCAGGCCTTGGCCGGTCCGATGTGGCCGGGCCGGGACGCGGACCCGGCCACAGCCGGCCGGTCGCCGCTGTCGCTGCTCGTGGGAGAGGAGAGAGGGGTGCCGCTGGTTGCCGCCTGTCCGGTCCGGATTGAATGCCGCTGCCGTTCCCTGAAGGCGCGCTTCGGTCAACGCCGGCTCAGTGGCGAAGTCCTCGCCGTGCACCTCGACGGGCGTCGTCAGGAGTTGGCGGCACCGGTGGATTTCTGCCGTCTGATGCCTTTGCAAAGGCGGCACTTTCAGGGGCTCGGTGCGGATCTCCAGTCACGGGACGTCTCTTGACAAAAGGGAGCGGCGGCGAGATAATTAGTTTGTGCTAAAGATATGTTCTGACCGAAGGGACGGGCAAAAGGAAAGGATGGTGAAGCACTATGTTGCCAGTCCAGTGGGAACCTTTCCGGGGTCTGGGCAGAGAGTTGAGCACTCTGCACAAGGAAATGGATGAGCTCTTCCGCAAGACGTTCGGACTGACCACGGAACCCGCCTTTGAAAGGGGAGGGATGATCACTCCGGCGGTCAATACATTCGTGGAAGGGAATAGCTACTGTGTCGAGGCCGAACTTCCCGGTA
This genomic interval carries:
- a CDS encoding Rrf2 family transcriptional regulator, coding for MKLSTKSRYGLRALFDMAYHAGTLPAQIKDISRRQAISPRYLEQIFQDLKKAGLLKSRRGPQGGYYLARQPHEITVRDIIEAAEGEMALVECTKESKSRKKTCEFDNLCVTQIVWTEATRRLNEYFQSVTLKDLCEEGKRLGLEKELDHRFMYFI
- a CDS encoding flavin reductase — translated: MPQCSRAFGLSFLPVPSALVTFRSPDGKVRVHSVGWLGVVCDNPPLLTVCLRPGVDDQKVLRAGDRFFVNLPNEELMQALAGPMWPGRDADPATAGRSPLSLLVGEERGVPLVAACPVRIECRCRSLKARFGQRRLSGEVLAVHLDGRRQELAAPVDFCRLMPLQRRHFQGLGADLQSRDVS
- the cysK gene encoding cysteine synthase A, whose translation is MPTIISSNPLGQIGNTPLVRLNKLASPEWAAVWGKMEGTNPGGSVKDRIALAMIDQAEKDGCIRPGDTIVEPTSGNTGIGLSLVSAVRGYKLILTMPDTMSHERRRLLGAYGAELILTPGAHGMRGAIDKAEEIARSKKCFMPQQFKNPANPRIHEQTTGPEIIQALDGKVDAFVAGVGTGGTITGVGHALRRHNPQALIIAVEPADSPVLSGGGPGPHKIQGIGAGFIPDILDTKVYQEVLTVGNDDAIQTAYRLAREEGVFVGISSGANVFAALQIARRLGPGNNVVTMLCDTGERYLSTGIFD